A window of the Vibrio fluvialis genome harbors these coding sequences:
- a CDS encoding YebG family protein has protein sequence MAVIVKYVVERNGEEKMTFTSKAEADAYDKMLDTADELFELLGKSELIEDEAKQEELAMFLAQNKEEILYALGAKRKPTPKKPKAVKTEDAVDDAA, from the coding sequence ATGGCTGTCATCGTTAAGTACGTGGTGGAACGCAACGGAGAAGAGAAAATGACTTTTACCTCGAAAGCCGAAGCTGACGCTTATGACAAAATGCTGGACACAGCAGATGAGCTGTTCGAGCTACTGGGTAAAAGTGAACTGATCGAAGACGAAGCGAAACAGGAAGAGCTGGCGATGTTCCTGGCACAGAACAAAGAAGAGATTCTTTACGCTCTGGGCGCAAAACGTAAACCGACCCCAAAAAAGCCTAAAGCTGTAAAAACCGAAGACGCGGTTGATGACGCAGCTTAA
- the dapD gene encoding 2,3,4,5-tetrahydropyridine-2,6-dicarboxylate N-succinyltransferase — MANFALGFGTATKNRDGKIIEVFFPTPILNPSDQLVADLAAVAGYSEGNQALEITAAQSAELAKVFAANDQAASAAFAEKAAASAQPLVLVILASDDKPQSVAEGFLKLQLISNRLVQPHGTVLDGIFGLLHNIAWTNEGPIDLPELAERQIEARLAGRTLSVDCVDKFPKMVDYVVPTGIRIADTSRVRLGAHVGEGTTVMHEGFINFNAGTTGVSMVEGRISAGVLVGNGSDIGGGASIMGTLSGGGKVVVSIGENSLLGANSGLGFPLGDRCTVESGLYVTAGTKVRMLDKDGNEVEIIKARDLAGVSDLLFRRNSQTGQVECLANKSAVELNSELHSNN; from the coding sequence ATGGCGAACTTTGCACTGGGCTTTGGTACTGCAACCAAAAACCGCGACGGAAAAATCATTGAAGTATTCTTCCCGACTCCGATTCTGAACCCAAGCGATCAGCTGGTTGCTGATTTGGCGGCAGTGGCTGGCTACAGCGAAGGCAACCAAGCGTTGGAAATCACCGCAGCGCAAAGTGCCGAGCTGGCCAAAGTATTTGCGGCCAACGATCAGGCGGCAAGCGCAGCGTTTGCGGAAAAAGCAGCCGCTTCGGCCCAGCCTTTGGTGTTGGTAATTCTGGCGTCAGATGACAAACCACAAAGCGTGGCAGAAGGCTTTTTGAAGCTGCAACTGATCTCAAACCGTCTGGTTCAGCCTCACGGCACCGTACTGGATGGCATTTTTGGTCTGCTGCACAACATCGCTTGGACCAACGAAGGCCCAATCGACTTACCTGAACTGGCAGAGCGCCAAATCGAAGCTCGTCTGGCTGGCCGTACGCTGAGCGTCGATTGTGTCGACAAATTCCCAAAAATGGTGGACTACGTGGTGCCAACTGGCATTCGTATCGCCGATACCTCGCGCGTTCGTCTGGGCGCACACGTGGGTGAAGGCACCACCGTGATGCACGAAGGTTTCATCAACTTCAACGCAGGTACAACCGGCGTGAGCATGGTTGAAGGCCGTATTTCTGCGGGTGTACTGGTGGGCAACGGTTCTGATATCGGCGGCGGCGCATCGATCATGGGTACTCTGTCTGGCGGCGGTAAAGTCGTGGTGTCTATCGGTGAAAACTCACTGCTGGGTGCCAACTCAGGTCTCGGCTTCCCGCTGGGCGACCGCTGCACTGTGGAATCGGGTCTGTACGTGACTGCCGGTACTAAAGTACGCATGCTGGACAAAGATGGCAACGAAGTGGAAATCATCAAAGCACGCGATCTGGCTGGCGTGTCTGACCTGCTGTTCCGTCGTAACTCTCAGACCGGTCAGGTCGAGTGTCTGGCGAACAAATCTGCGGTTGAACTGAACAGCGAGCTGCACAGCAACAACTAA
- a CDS encoding adenosine deaminase, with product MKEFIQQLPKVELHLHIEGSLEPELMFDLAQRNQIAIPFSSPDEVRAAYQFSNLQSFLDIYYQGANVLIHEQDFFDLTWAYLLRCQQDNVMHTEIFFDPQTHTARGIAFETVINGITQALEKGQQELGISSQLIMCFLRHLSEADAMLTLQQALPYKDKIVGVGLDSSEQGHPPEKFQQVFRQAREAGFIAVAHAGEEGPALNIRNAIDLLGVQRVDHGVRCVEDAALVQELKQTRMPLTVCPLSNLKLKVFTEMEQHNIVELLRQGLCVTINSDDPAYFGGYMTDNFMAVANAHPMSHQELAQFTLNAIEASFISDAEKAHMNAKVHEVLARFA from the coding sequence ATGAAAGAATTTATTCAGCAACTACCGAAAGTAGAACTTCACCTGCACATTGAAGGGTCGCTGGAGCCTGAACTGATGTTCGACCTCGCCCAGCGTAACCAGATTGCGATTCCCTTTTCTTCCCCGGATGAAGTGCGGGCGGCCTACCAGTTTTCTAATCTGCAATCTTTCCTCGATATTTACTACCAAGGCGCCAACGTTCTGATCCACGAGCAAGACTTTTTCGATCTCACGTGGGCTTACCTGCTGCGTTGCCAACAAGACAACGTAATGCACACCGAAATCTTCTTCGATCCGCAAACGCACACCGCGCGTGGCATCGCGTTTGAAACTGTAATTAATGGCATTACGCAGGCGCTGGAGAAAGGACAACAAGAACTGGGCATCTCCAGCCAGCTTATCATGTGCTTCCTGCGCCATCTGAGCGAAGCCGACGCCATGCTCACTCTGCAACAGGCATTGCCGTACAAAGACAAGATTGTCGGTGTCGGTCTCGATTCTTCGGAACAGGGGCATCCGCCGGAAAAATTTCAGCAGGTATTCCGTCAGGCGCGCGAAGCTGGCTTTATTGCCGTGGCGCATGCTGGTGAAGAAGGGCCGGCACTGAATATTCGCAACGCGATTGATCTGCTTGGTGTGCAACGCGTCGATCACGGCGTGCGCTGTGTCGAAGACGCCGCTCTGGTACAAGAGCTGAAACAAACCCGAATGCCGCTGACGGTCTGCCCGCTCTCCAATCTGAAACTCAAAGTATTTACTGAAATGGAGCAGCACAACATTGTAGAACTGCTGCGCCAAGGGTTATGCGTCACCATCAACTCTGATGATCCGGCCTACTTCGGCGGTTACATGACCGATAATTTTATGGCGGTGGCCAACGCACACCCGATGTCGCACCAAGAGCTGGCGCAATTTACCCTCAATGCGATTGAAGCGAGCTTCATCTCTGACGCTGAAAAAGCGCACATGAACGCGAAAGTGCATGAAGTGCTGGCGCGCTTTGCGTAA
- a CDS encoding NnrS family protein, whose protein sequence is MLNIVDKRVEERIPAWLRLGFRPFFLLGSVYAVIAVVVWVWMFQHGQSDALRVPALWWHVHEMLFGFAMAIVAGFLLTAVQNWTGIPGTKSTRLALLVALWLLVRVLFWTPVPLWLTSSIEALFLALTAYEIGIRVVKTKGWRNLFFVPLFALAIAANFASYATIKGMPPFPSSAVWQAMLWWFTLLLSVMGGRVIPFFTARRFQFDKADSKLWLDVLANGPLVALFVISFFPLAEAQLGQPLMLLAGVAQLVRWLRWQPWRTLSEPLVWSLHTAYACIPLSLLVRGLASNHFVSHNMLHLFAIGALAGLILAMIARVTMGHTGRAIYQGPNMALAFSALLLAALVRSIGVAFWPVHMMLWLNLSASLWALAFGLFVARFGVMLLTPRADGHPG, encoded by the coding sequence GTGTTAAATATCGTCGATAAGCGGGTTGAAGAACGTATTCCAGCTTGGTTGCGCTTGGGTTTCCGGCCATTCTTTTTATTGGGCAGCGTGTACGCGGTGATTGCCGTGGTGGTCTGGGTGTGGATGTTTCAACATGGTCAGTCGGACGCGCTGCGTGTGCCCGCGTTGTGGTGGCACGTACATGAGATGCTGTTTGGTTTTGCTATGGCGATCGTGGCCGGATTTCTGCTCACGGCCGTACAAAACTGGACCGGCATTCCCGGTACCAAAAGTACACGGTTAGCACTGTTGGTAGCGCTGTGGTTGCTGGTACGCGTGCTGTTTTGGACGCCAGTTCCATTGTGGCTGACGTCGAGCATTGAAGCGCTGTTTCTGGCGCTGACGGCGTACGAAATTGGCATTCGCGTAGTGAAAACCAAAGGCTGGCGTAATCTGTTTTTTGTCCCTCTGTTTGCCCTTGCGATTGCGGCCAACTTTGCCAGTTATGCCACCATCAAAGGCATGCCGCCGTTTCCTTCTTCTGCGGTGTGGCAGGCGATGTTGTGGTGGTTTACATTGCTGTTGTCAGTAATGGGCGGGCGGGTGATTCCCTTTTTCACTGCGCGCCGTTTTCAGTTTGACAAAGCAGACTCTAAATTGTGGTTGGATGTGCTGGCCAACGGCCCGTTGGTTGCGCTGTTTGTGATCAGTTTCTTCCCGCTCGCTGAAGCGCAATTAGGCCAGCCGCTGATGCTGCTGGCAGGAGTAGCGCAACTGGTTCGCTGGCTGCGTTGGCAGCCGTGGCGCACGCTCAGTGAACCCTTAGTGTGGTCACTGCATACAGCTTACGCCTGTATTCCGCTCAGCTTGTTGGTGCGCGGTTTGGCCAGCAATCATTTCGTTTCGCACAATATGCTGCATCTGTTTGCGATTGGCGCGCTGGCAGGGTTGATTCTGGCAATGATCGCGCGTGTAACCATGGGCCATACCGGCCGTGCCATTTATCAGGGGCCGAACATGGCGCTGGCATTTTCTGCGCTGCTCTTGGCGGCGTTGGTGCGCAGCATTGGCGTTGCCTTCTGGCCAGTGCATATGATGTTATGGCTGAACCTTAGCGCCAGTTTGTGGGCGCTGGCATTTGGTCTGTTTGTGGCGCGGTTTGGTGTTATGTTGCTGACACCAAGGGCGGACGGCCATCCCGGCTAA